tttttttcttcaaaaatgaaaaatgtttaaaccagaatttttaaaaatgggtttgcTCCAGCTAAGGAGCCCAAGGGAACATTGAATGTTTTGAAACGCTGGGGCACGCAAAGTTCTCAGcaatgaaaagaagtaaaaaaaaaaaaaaaaaaaaaggataagaaaagCAGGAATTAATTGGATTAAAATAGTTTGGTGGATCTTTTCAGCAGACTCTTAGAAAAACAGCTCTAATAAATCACTGATGTGGTTCGAGAACTCTGTAGAGCTTGGCCAGAAGATCTTGCAACAACTCCAAGTATTCTTTTGAAAAGGACTATATTGAGCTTAAAACCCCACCgcaagccagcagcagagccagggacaAATTGTGGCAGTGTGAAATGCCCGCCTGTCCCTACTAAGCCGTACCAATCTGCAGCACGGGGTTTTCCACATCGGTCCTCACTGTCACGCTCTTGACCCAGAAGGGAATACGagcaggtgctggcagcatttTGATTTGTAATGGTCAGAACGTTGGAAATTTCTAATGGGAAGATGGTCCAAGGTGTAAGCGTGGCCTGCCGGGGCCGTGGCAGAGATGCTATGTCCTGGCAGGGCACCCGAACACCCGCCAGCAGCAGCGGCACACATGGATGATGATGAAGACGATGCTGATGAGGACGTAGCTCGTGCCGATGGCCTTGACGGCGTAGATTGTCTCGGGATCATTGAGCGTCCGCCTGCGCCGGTGCTGGTACATCACGCTGAGACGGAAGCCAGCCACCATCTTGCCCTCCCGCCAGCAGAAGTAGGTGCCTCTATCGCTGACCCGGACCCGCTGGATGTGCAGGTGGTTTCCGTGGTCGATGAAGACCCGCATGCTCTTGTTGACACCTACAAGGTAGCGGGAGCGGTAGAGCCGGATGGTGTCCTTGTCCCAGGCCACAGCATGCTCGGGACGGGCTCCTGGGCACATGATGATCAGGTCACTTCCAATGGGCTGCTTGTGAAACtgtgtggggacatggggcagccaGGGCTTCTCGCCCAGCTTGGAAATGACATTGGAGATGGCCTGCACGCCTTCCTCGGGGACCTCCTCCTTCGGGCAAGGGGCCAGGCAGCTTCGGATGGCCACCTCGGGTCTCCGGAGGCGGCCGGGGCGCTGGAAATGCGTGGGGACAGCCCTTGAGCCGCAGGACGTGACATTGGGCACGGCAGCACGATAGCGAGGGTGCAGCTGGTCACTCTGCACATAGCAGAGCCCGATCCGCCGCTGCTCACCTCTCACCCCACAGCGGTCGCATCTGGTCCAGTCCCAGAAGGTGGTGAAGAGGCTGAAGAGCTTCCCCGTGTAGTCATCCTGGATGTGCTGGCCTCTGTCCACAAAAGCCACCGTGATGTGCTTGGTGGGCTGCACGTCCACGTCGTAGCCATAAAAGAAGTCCCCTTTCTTCGTGCCGCACAGGTAGTGTCCCGAGTCCATCACTTGGGCTCGGAAGACGATGAGACTGAACATCCGGATACTGAAACGCTTCAGCACGTCGCTGCCCGCATGGATATGGCCCGAGTCGACAACCACGGTGCCGGCAAAGTCCGTCAGGACAGTGGTTTTGTGGCTGCCCATGTTCTTCTGGAAGTACCAGACGACAGAAGAGACCTCTTCGGGCTTGCAGTTGCAGGGGAGCTCGAAGGTCATGTCAGCCAAGTAAGCGGCGTTGTCGAACATCAGGAAAGAGGGACAAGCCATCCTCTTGAACACATCCCCTTTCTCTTCAATCACAAAAGCGTGGAGAACATCTACCAGACAGAGGAGAACGGCGGCTCCCAGCAGCCTCATCACCATCTCACCAGGGGGTCTCTGCAGTCAGCAGAACCAACCCAGCCACCGCGCCCTCAGCGGGGACGGCAGGAACCCACGCGTGGGGTTAGCAGTGCCAGCATGGGGCGGGGATGGTGCACACACCAGGTCACTTGCCAAAGATGGCGTCTGCAAACGACCCCCTGCCTGCAGTGCACGTGGCTGATAGCAGGGATCAAACAGCGGCTGAAATATCCCATCTCAGCCGAGTATCTGCCAGAAGCACTCtgtcctgccccggggcaggctgTCCCCTGGTACACAGACTCTAGaacctctcccctctcccagcagctctaGAGTGTTGTCCACGCCCTGGACAATGAGTGGGCAGGTCGTTTGTGCAGCACAGTCACAGAAGGAAGATGCAACGATAGGAAGCATGGTGGCAACAAGGGAACTGCCGATGTCTTCTTGAAAGACTCACATGCAGTAAATATTAAGGATTGCTCTGATCCCTCTGAGAGCAACGAACCCAGAGAAGACCCTCCTCCAACAGCAGCTGACCTCCGTAGTCCAGAACAAGAAGTTTCAAACATGGTAGGTAGACCTCTACATCCTCCTTGTTGGCTTTCCAAGGATTTGTGTGCTGAAGCCCCTCCACACAGGTAACGTTTGAGACGACTCCTCTCTGAGTGATTGAGCGAGGCTCTTCATTCACATCGCCCTTGCCTAAGCTGATGCTGGAACCAGCCCTGGAGGCCTTAAATGCATCTCTTTCATGGTGAAGGTGAGCTATGCCCTGGCTGGACCTTCAGCTCAGCTTTTGGCACTTCTTGAGCAGATACTCAGATCAGACCATGAGCTAACGACTGGGAAGCTGATCCCAGCTGGTCTAACAGCCCTTCCTTCCGTAAACGTTCACGCAACCTCTCCTGTACTTCATTTCTCTGGAGTCTTCTCACCAAACCACGGGGATTGGATTTTGCCTTTCCCCAAGCGATGGGGACGCAGCACCCTGCTCCCATCTTTGACATAGGATGTGAGTGCAAGCCCTGAGCCTCCAGACTGCTGAAAGCGCCGTGCCTGTTCCCACCAGAGATGTAACTGTCgtgccggggctgctcctgcaTCAGCATCCTCCGTCCTGACCTTGGGAAACTCCAGgatctttgttgttttgtttaagacTTCAGTTCTCGGCTTTCTGCTAGTCCTCCGGTTTGCAAGTGTTATGCAAAGGCAAGAGGAATGGCACCCACACCAGACTGCAGGGACACAGGTGTCCCCAAGACAGATGCCACAAAGCCCAGCATCCAAGTGCCAGACCTCAGAGGATAATCGATTAGGTGCCTAGGGTTCTCTACACAGAAGGTGGGAGGGGGATGGTTATAGTCTGCCAGGGTGACTCTACCTTTTGCTCCTCTAGCTGGGTTTTACAACAAAACAGACCTGACAGTTGGTTTTGAACTGAATTCAAGGGAGTCTGAGCACTGTAACATACACTGGGCTCCTCAGCACACTTGGGAGAAACTTGAGAATCCTGCCAGACCAGGACTGCAAGAGAGCTTGGTGGGTAGGTGCTGAGCTGCGCCATACGAAGGCCTCTCTGGTCGGCAGCCAAAACAGAAGCGCGACTCAATTTAGATACAGTATTAGGCAGTCCTGGAGAGTCTTTTTGTTGGACCGATGCCTGTCTGTTCCTTCTAAATTTCAGTTTATGTGGAATTTCAGCAAATCAGACAGTGTCTGAGATAGCAGGACCATGACGTGACAGGATCTCTGAGGTTTACCCCATGCCCTGCTCGTTGGGGTAGAATAACAATAAACCAGGTGGTTGGATAGTCCCAGATATACCACCTTGCACAGCATTTCCACCTCCATCAGCCCATTCTAACTTCAGTGGCTGCACGGTTAAACATGAAGTGTCATTGATTAGATTTCTTAAATCCCCTGAGTGACAACGGACAGAGATAAAAAAGGGAAGGGActatttgggttttggtttcttctttgaaaatacCAGCCtagttttcctttgttctcctCATCTAAGAGATTCTCACAGAGCCATTCTGCGAGGATACCCTGCCCCAGAGATCACAACACAGCCCTCTCAGTAACTAACCTTTATTTGTGCAGAACTATTGCTCTGGGTGGCTCCCAGGTACAGAGAAATGTACGGCAACACTCCAGAAGTATCTGATTTAGCCGTCTCGCACAGTGATGCCGAGGTCAGGCTTTGAGCCTCTTTTGGACTCTGTTTCTGCATGACCCTGGTGCTTCTGCTCCTTCAGTTGACCTGGTAACATTTCATCAGCTCCATCACTATCCTTTCCTCCTTGGCTTCCTTTTGCAGGCTGGTGCCCATGCCGTGGGCTTCCCTCTCTGCTTCGCAGCCGGCTGGGCCGCGGGGATGGCCAGCAGTCCAATAATCCCTGCTCATGCTCCGCAGCTTCCTAAACAAatccctgctgctctccttctCCAACTCGCTCAGAAGATCCACGTTTAACCCGAAGCGCTTGGTGCCCGCAAGGCTCTGTAAGATCTGAAGGATGGCATCTCTGTCTTCATGACAGACGTTCTCCGCCAGCACCGTAAGAAATTCACCCAGGAGGCCAAAGCCCAAGTCAGCCTGAAAGATTCTGCCCAAGGCATTCCCTCCGAGTTCAAGCAAaagctggtatttttcttttccgCTTTTTAAGCATCTGCGCCAATCTCTGTAAAATTCAGCAGAGGTTCTGGGCAGTTGATCCAGTTCCTGAAGGAGAAAATAGTTAccagttccttttgttttgttcccaCTTGAAGATTTTTATCCACCCAGTTCCCGATCAACCTGTGGATGGCTGAGATGTTTTTAATACAGGCTTTGGTAGCACAAAGGGCTGCATAAAGCTTGTGAGGTGGCAAAACatagagaaagacaaagaaatatcAGGTTCCTCAGGCCCCATAGAAACCAGAGAACTTCAGGGGAAAATAACGGAAGAATGGATGAGACATGACGCCCAGCATGGATGAACGCAGACCAGTAGTGGAGCAACCCCAACCCTAACCAGAACCAGACACATTGCCCAGTCTGGATCCACCATCACCGCTCAGGAAGGGATCTCCTGGAGACTGGGGTAACTCAGTGAAAACTTCTGCTCCATCTCGAGCACCATGAGGCAAATCAAAAGGGTGAGGAGATAAAAGATATGAGATGTAAAACCCGGAAAATATGCAGACAGCCCTAAGACACCGTCTTGTAACATACTGCATTCGTACAGTCTGTGGCAGAGAGCTTGCACTAAAAGAGAGAGCCAAGCTCAATGTGGCATCTCCAGATAAAAGGAAATCCTGTTTCATACGATATGTAATTGAACTGCTGAACTCATCACCGCTGACTTAACAGATGCACAGACTGAAGGAGGATTAAAATGTTTAGGCTTTTATACAGATAGCAAGAACAAGGCACAGCAACATCAGGCTGTGTCTAAACACAAAATGGAGAAGCCCTGGAGATCAGAGCCCAGGCGCTAAGGGGATTAGGAACAGAATTTGCTCTGGGGAGATCATTGCTCAGTCCAGGCAAATACAAAGCTGCCTGGAAGAGTTGCAAAAGGATCTCATAATAAACaggcaaatgaaattcagtgtcaaAAAATCCATGAGAAACATCTATGGGAAACATCCCTGGCTACACGTCCAGTGACCAGGACTCTCCAGCATGGGCAGAGTCCACCGGAGGGGGCAGGACAGATGTCACTCAAATCACAAATGACCTGGATAGAAAAGGTTTAGTCACTCCTTCCCACAACTGAAGAACTAAGGAGCATCCAGTGAATTCATCaggcagcaggtttaaaacaaaatagcactTTTCCATATCATGCATAATTAAACCGTGGGGTGAAAAAGAACCGGCTATGTTCGCAGAAGATCTGCGGTCTGTGGCTATTAAACGTGATGATCCAGATGCACAGCCCTGGCTCTCGGTCTCTAAACTGCAGCCAGCTGGAAGAGTGCGGTCAAGGGAGGGCACTCTTCCCCAAGAATCTGTTACTGGCCACCATCAGAGGCAGGGCACTGGGAGCTCTGGTCCGCCGCTGTGCAGCTGGTCTGACGTTCCCACAGGGTTGAAGCAGACTCTTCTTGAAGCAGCTGGTGCAAGCTCTTATCAGAAACAAAGTAGGGGGCCAGACTGAACACTGGGGTTATCTAAACACCGATGGTCCTGGGGACTTTGAGGGCTTGTTCACATGTAGAGATATTTCTGAATaactcttgcattttaaaataatacgcAAATTATTCTGGAGTAATTTTTAGATATAGACAAAGTCCCGGAAAGCGTCTCCCTCACCTGGGGTATTTCCACATCGCTGGTTTGCGGGGCCTTGGTGTGGGCTGCGCAGGGATTCCACAGCACGTTCCTCCTCTTACACATCTTGTCCTTTTTCTCTAGGGGCTTCAGGTGTGATGCCAGCACGATGTTCCTGCAGGCAACAAGAAGGGGATGGGATACTTAGCAAGATCAAATACTTGGAGGCTTTGAGCTTCTTCTCCGAGGCAATTTCTGAGTTTGGGCCGTATGtatcatccagagggacctggacaggctggaagagcggggccatgtgaacctcatgaggttcaacaaagccaagtgcaaggtcctgcacctgggttggggcaatccccaatatcaatacaggctgggggatgacagGATCGAGAGCGGCCCTGCAGAGAGAGCGGACTTGGGGATACCAGCAGAttaaaagctggacatgagccggaatgtgcgctcacagccagaaggccaaccgtatcctgggctgcatccaaagcagcgtggccagcagtcgagggaggggattctgcccctctgctctgctctggtgagaccctgcTGGAgcgctgcgtccagctctggggtcctcagcacaagaaggacatggagctgttggagcgggtccagaggaggccacagaaatggtccgagggctggaacagctctgctgtggagagaggctgagagagttggggttgttcagcctgcagaggaggaggctgcggggagaccttatagtggccttccagtactttaAGGGGGCCTgtaagaaagacggagagagactttgtaccagggcctgcagtgacaggacagggggcaatggttttaaactggcAGAGGGCAgctttagattggacataaggaagaaatattttacaatgagtgtggtgaggcactggcacaggttgcccagagaagttgtggctgccccGTCGTTGGAAGtgtccaaggtcaggttggacggggctctgagcaacgtgaTCCAGTGACTGATGTCCCCGCccgtggcagggggttggactggacgatctttcaaggtcccttccaacccaaaccattctgcgGTTCTATCAAACAAGATCAGGATTCAAATGAGATCATGAAGCATCAGAGAGGGGTCAGAGGAAAAGAGGTGATATTGCACGAGGCACTTGGCAGGCACGTCCTCCTCACACACTCAGTGTTAATCCAGTCGTCAGGACCAATGAGGCAGGAGTTTCCCCATAGGCTGGACCGCTACCGAGCAGCGTGGTTCGTCCGCAGCACGGGGAATGGCTCACTCCCCAGGAGCTGGGCATTTCCACCCAACGGTTCCTCCAAAGCCAAGGCCTGAGGAACCTGCACAACtgtttcctcctgcctttttcttATGATACGCTGAAGTTTCTATGGCGTTGGGATTTCCAGAGGAAAGACCCTAAATTCTTATAGAGCGTAGGGACCGTTTCACAGCTTGCAGCACGCTGGGCAGGTACGTTTTTGTGGATTCATTTGAATTCAGCATCTTATTACACTGACATCTGCGACTAACTACAGCAGCCCGGACTCGGTGGCTCACGTGGTTCCTCTCACCCCGTGGGACGAATCCCTGCAGCTAGTCCTCCAATAACGGGCAGGAGATCTTTGAAGGGCTCCAGGTCTCTGCTCCCATGCTAGTGTGGGCTACGCGAGTGAAGACACTGCTCCCACAGAGAGAAGCTGCTCCGTTCCCTCCCTCAGATTACTTCTACCGTTACCAATACACTGATAAAACAGCTTAAAAACACTCAGGAATCCTTTTATAGGGACTGGCAAGAAGGTTGGGGGAGAAAACaccattttaaagtgttttcctgcctttcaggGATCAGATGGCACACCCCAACGCAGGCGGAGATGAAGCCGTGAATGGAGTTTGATCTAGTCCTGTACAAGTCTACCAAGGGGTGGTCAAAGTCCTGGATCCACCTACAGATCCGTCTGTGGATGTCAAGGGACAGGGACTTCCCCAGACGGATCTATAGGTGGATGCGGGACTTTGGTGGGCGCTGGGAGTGCCCTGCGCTGCCTCTGCAGAGCGTCCCTGCCATCCCCGGGCCACAAACCTGCTCCCAAACCACCTTGGACAAAGCGGTGATGGGGTTGGGAGCACGAACGTGCTGGGTGGGGTGCATGGGGGCACGTGTCACCCTCTTCTTCTGCACCACCACCACGGCACGGGGTgtgcggggagggaagggagggcagggcaggctggcagggctTGGAGAGTGGgcgctgtgcctgggaacaggGCGAGAGGACAGCGTGCTGGAAGGAGGGGACAGCGAGCCATCCCACCGCCGGTCTACAGCTTGGCCACCACGGGGACCTGCCCTGGAGCCCGCCGTTCCCAGCTGGAACATCTGACATCTTACCCCATGCACGTCAACCTTTCTGGGGGGCAAATCTTAACCAAGGCTGAGTTTCTGTCCCACCGGGGCTCTGTGCCACAGGGCCGTGGCCTTTTCGGGAACCCGAAGCGGGGTTTGCTGCCCTGTCAAGCCGCGCTCATGGTCACCTGGAGCAGAAAGCACAGACGATCGGTGCGGCCCCCTCTCAGAGCGAGGTTTGAGCTCAAAACCCGCTGGGTGAGCTTGTCTCCTAAGAGCTCCCAAAACTGAAGTTCCACAAGAGCTCCAAAAGAGCTCCAAAACCACCTGGGCGGTTGCGTCGGCCCCGTGGCAGGAGCACCCGGCACCGAGCAAAGCTTTGGCGACGGCGTTGACCGAGCCCTTTGGGGTAGGGAAGCACCCAagcccaccccccgccccgggcgtcCCCCGTCGGACCTGAATTCCTCGTAGGAGGGGACGCGCTGGCGCAGGGCCCGCAGCTTGGCCTCGTTCTCCCTCTCCCGCCTCTCGtcggccgccaccgccgcccgcaGCTCCCGCTCCAGCGCCGCGGGGTCGAGGGTTCCGTCCGCCTCCATCCCGCCCTGCCACCGACCGGGAGCTCGGGCAGGCGgggcgcggggacccccggcaggCGGCCGGCGGGGACCTGAGGcctgtggggatggggggcacggggctaCCCCTGGGTGCACGGGGACCCCGCTCCTGTCGTGACAGTCCTGCCAGGGCCGGCCTTGGGCACCCCGCTCCTGTCACAACAGTGCTACCAGGGCTGGCCCTGGGGACCCCACTCCTATCGTGACAACCCCACTCCTATTGTGATAGTCCCACCAGGCCACACACAccaccagccccagggacccTCACTCCTGTCGTGacagccctgccaggctgtgcAGATGGATGGTAACTGGGAACCCCGCTACTATCGCGACAGCCCCGCCGGGCCCTGACACACCTCCGGCCGTGGGGACCCTCACTCTGTCGCGACAGCCCCGCCGGGCCACTCACGCCACCGGCCCCTGAGGCCCCTCACTCAGCCGCGACAGCCCCGCAGGGTCACGTACAccgccggccccggggacccTCACTCTATCGCGACAGCCGCGCCAGGCCACGTTCACTGCCGGCCCGGGGGACCCTCACTCTGTCGCGACAGCCCCACCGCCCCCAGACgagctcccgccgccgccgcgcgcggACGCCCCTCCCGTCTCCATAGCGACAGGGCAGCGCGGCGCGAggccccggcggggctgcccgggccgcgCCTGACAgaaccggccccgccgcccaccccccccttcccccccccggggcccggcccgacCA
The nucleotide sequence above comes from Mycteria americana isolate JAX WOST 10 ecotype Jacksonville Zoo and Gardens chromosome 22, USCA_MyAme_1.0, whole genome shotgun sequence. Encoded proteins:
- the FAM187A gene encoding Ig-like V-type domain-containing protein FAM187A, yielding MVMRLLGAAVLLCLVDVLHAFVIEEKGDVFKRMACPSFLMFDNAAYLADMTFELPCNCKPEEVSSVVWYFQKNMGSHKTTVLTDFAGTVVVDSGHIHAGSDVLKRFSIRMFSLIVFRAQVMDSGHYLCGTKKGDFFYGYDVDVQPTKHITVAFVDRGQHIQDDYTGKLFSLFTTFWDWTRCDRCGVRGEQRRIGLCYVQSDQLHPRYRAAVPNVTSCGSRAVPTHFQRPGRLRRPEVAIRSCLAPCPKEEVPEEGVQAISNVISKLGEKPWLPHVPTQFHKQPIGSDLIIMCPGARPEHAVAWDKDTIRLYRSRYLVGVNKSMRVFIDHGNHLHIQRVRVSDRGTYFCWREGKMVAGFRLSVMYQHRRRRTLNDPETIYAVKAIGTSYVLISIVFIIIHVCRCCWRVFGCPART
- the DNAAF19 gene encoding dynein axonemal assembly factor 19, which produces MEADGTLDPAALERELRAAVAADERRERENEAKLRALRQRVPSYEEFRNIVLASHLKPLEKKDKMCKRRNVLWNPCAAHTKAPQTSDVEIPQELDQLPRTSAEFYRDWRRCLKSGKEKYQLLLELGGNALGRIFQADLGFGLLGEFLTVLAENVCHEDRDAILQILQSLAGTKRFGLNVDLLSELEKESSRDLFRKLRSMSRDYWTAGHPRGPAGCEAEREAHGMGTSLQKEAKEERIVMELMKCYQVN